The Cytophagales bacterium DNA segment ACGATTGTAAAAGCGATTCGACGGCCATTGTGACCATAACTGTGCCCTTGAAGGATCAGGAGATCAATTATGTGGCAACATACAGTGCCAGAGAAGAGGACAAGGATTTTGATGATATCTATTATGGAGATAAGTCCTATAAAGATCTTGCCTATCAATACATGGATGGGCTGGGTCGTTCAGTCCAGCAAGTGGCCTGGCAGGCTTCTCCTTCTGGCTTGGATGTGGTACAGCCTATGGAATACAATGGACTGGGGCAGAACCTCAAAAGTTTCCTGCCCTTTACGAATGGAACAACGGCCTGCTACCAACCAGACGCCATTGAAGATGGGACCTATGAAAATAGTCCGCAACATCAATTCTATCGGCAAACACCTGGCATCGCACATAGTACCTTTCCTTTCGGGATCACGGAAGTGGAGAAGAGCCCCCTGGCCCGACCCCTGAAACAAGGTGCACCGGGAGAAGCCTGGCAACCAGATGCGCATCCAGTGACCATGAAATATGAAGTGAACGGTCCTGAAGAAGTATATCACTGGTTCAGTGAAGACTTTGTAGAATTGCTGGGTACATATTATGAGGCCGGAGAGCTGACTAAGGTAACGGTAGCTGATGAAGATGGAAACCAATCCATTACTTACACGAATAAGAGTGGAGAAATGGTACTGAAAAGGAATCAGGTGGATGTGGATGCCTGGGCGGATACCTATTATGTCTACGACATCTATGGTGATTTGAGGGTGGTCGTTCCACCGGAAGGCGTCAAACAATTGGAAGAAGGTGCGGGCGATGGTACCATTGGAGACTACACGGTCTTGACAGAAGATTACACATTGCAATCCGGAGATGCAAACAAGAAGTTTTATTTCCTGGAGGGCGTCCGAGTCACCGTACCTTCAGGCTTTGCAGGCATGCCGATCATCAAGTCATTGGCAGGCAGTGTAGTAATCACTCCAGATTTACTGGATCTCTGGGCTTTTCAATACGAATATGACGGCAGGCATCGGGTGATCAAGAAAAAGGTGCCAGGTGCAGACCATATGTTGATGGTTTATGATCGGTGGGATCGGTTATTGCTTTCGCAAGATGGTAATCAACGAGCCAATAACCAGTGGTTATTTACCAAGTACGATGAGCTAAACCGCCCTGTGATCACGGGTCTTACGACACTTACGGGTACCTTGGAGTCCATTCGCTCCGATGCCCGTGGGAGTAATCGTTTTGAGACGGCAGGAAGTGCGTTACATAGCTACACCAATCAAACCTATCCTGTCCAGGTGGATCAAGTACATTCGGTAACCTATTACGATACAACGCCGACCGGTATTCCTGCGGTGTTGGCCTTTTCTTATCCTGTTGGAGAATGGGGTGCTGTAACCCGAGCAGCTTCTACCAAAGGGTTAGTTTCTGCTACGAAAACCAATGTTTTGGGTACAAACCAGTTTCTATGGTCAGTTACCTATTTTGATGAAGAAAAGCGACCTCTCCAGATTGCTACACAGAACTTGGACGGAGGAACGGAGACGATTTATAACCAATACGATTTTATTGGTCAAGTGCTGAAATCGCGTCGTATCCATGATGATTTGGAGCAGCATATCATCAATGAGTCCTTCGTGTATGATCATTCAGGCAGAGTCTTAGAACATTGGCATCAACTCGATGATCAGGATTCGGTTTTGTTGAAAGCCCATACCTACAATGAGATCAGTCAGGTAACGGAGAAAAATCTCCATAGCACCCTTGCTGATCCTGTGTTTGAGCAGTCGTTGGATTACCAATACAACATCCGTGGCTGGTTGAAGTCCATCAATGATCCGGAGCTGAATGCTGATCCAACGGAGGCCAACCTGGACTTGTTTGGGATGGAGCTGCATTATAGCACGCAAGATGCCCAGATGGGTAATGTTGGGACCTACGATGGTAACATCAGTGCTATCAAGTACAGCAGTCATGGCAATGTAGGGTACAATAAGACCAGGGGTTATGCATTCACCTATGATCAATTGAACCGACTTGCAGCGGCCGATCATTTCAGTAACAACGGCAACGTTGGTCAATATGATGTGCCGGAGTTAACGTATGACCTGAACGGCAACATTGAGACGTTAAAGCGAAACGGCACCGGAAACGGACTGAATGATGATCTGCAGTATACCAACGTGGGCAATCGCCTGATGAAGGTCGACGATGGGGCAAATATCGGTGGATTCAAAGATGGTACCAATACTGGAGATGACTATGCTTACGATGCCAATGGAAACATGACACTGGATCGTAACAAGGACATCACTGCCATTAGCTACAACTTCCTTAACCTGCCAGAGATGGTACAGTTTGCCAACGGCAATACCGTTCAGTTCATATACGATGCAGCCGGAATTAAACTGCAAAAAGTAGCGAACATTGAGGGTGTGGTGACCAAAACGGATTATCGAGCAAGTGTTATTTATGAAGACCATGATTTAAGTTTGATCCAACATGCGGCAGGGCGTCTTATTTCACTCGGTGAAGGAGCAGGTTTTGATTACCAGTACCACCTGGCAGATCACCTGGGGAACAACCGATTGACCTTTTCTACCACTCCCGAAAATTACCGCACGATTGGTACGTTTGAGGCAGGTCAGGGCAATGGCTTCCAGGCACTACATCCACACGTGAATGCCCAGGCCAATACTACTTCAGGCGGTAGCCGGGTAGAATTATTGGATGAAAACGGAGAAGTAGGAGCGATGCTCTTGCTGAAAGTGAATAAGTCGGACACCCTTCACCTAAGTGTCCAAGCAAACTACGAAGCAGTTCCTGCTGGTAATACGTTTTTACCTACTGCCTACAACTTGTTGTTTGGGGCTTTCACCGACAGTTTTGTGGATGGCGAAGGCGTGTCAGGTGCTAATTCCGATGCCTTTAATGATGCCATTACAGATTTCAATGCAGCAAACAAAGGAGGAACCAACAACACGGCCCCCAGGGCGTTCCTCAACTACATCCTGTTCGATGAAGACATGAAGTTTGTCACTTCGGGATTTACCCAGGTGAGTACGGCGGCCCAAGGAATTGGGGTGCACCAGAAGTTGTCCATCAGCGACATCATACCTGATCGAGAGGGATATTTTCTGACTTACCTGAGCAATGAAAATGCGGAGCCAATTGCCGTTCATTTTGACGATTTCAATGTGTATCAGGGTAAGACCAATGTAGTGCAGTCAGATGAGTATTACCCGTTTGGGTTGACTTTCAACTCAAGAAGTAGAAACGGTAATCTGGAAAACTTATGGAGATTCCAAGGTCAAGAGCATCAGACTGAGACAAATTGGGATCAATATAAATGGCGAAATGCTATGCCTGAATTAGGAAGGTTCTTTAATGTCGATCCGTTAGCGGAAAAATATGTATATAATAGTCCTTATGCATTTAGTGAAAATCATGTGACTGCTCATGCTGAATTGGAAGGTTTGGAAAAGTGGTTAGCAACTGATGGAAGTATTATTCATAACCAACCTTATAGTGAGAAGTATGCGAAAGACCAAGGTTTGATTCGCTTGGACAATGGCGTGGATAAGAAAAAGATGGAGTCCATAATGACT contains these protein-coding regions:
- a CDS encoding DUF6443 domain-containing protein, producing the protein MKYLLTGILWAIVWFAQAQDGQITGPQVICPGEQQDVLYQAESSNGGLSAGSHQWYLDGVRLFGITPQVYVDFPSDKSQFTLEVQGAVNATMIINRFSAGSIVSSKSEVCSGEAIQLTASDVNGPDGLWMKSVNGGSWTQLVQTPLPTFVSTISSGPITQTTKFRVQSGGSCGTLYSNEITVQIADPVSPGQISGDQIICPGDQPQPLGSNGAAQGGTGSVSYEWKYREGNTGTWLSTSHGGLTYAPDELTTLTQFRRYAIDDCGSVGSNIVTIQMKDTPLNPGQVDGSKTIEEGQYAGELGNVSAPSGGDGTLNYSWVRKIENGKWEVIPDASDLSFTPTGRIKETTQFRRVVTDDCKSDSTAIVTITVPLKDQEINYVATYSAREEDKDFDDIYYGDKSYKDLAYQYMDGLGRSVQQVAWQASPSGLDVVQPMEYNGLGQNLKSFLPFTNGTTACYQPDAIEDGTYENSPQHQFYRQTPGIAHSTFPFGITEVEKSPLARPLKQGAPGEAWQPDAHPVTMKYEVNGPEEVYHWFSEDFVELLGTYYEAGELTKVTVADEDGNQSITYTNKSGEMVLKRNQVDVDAWADTYYVYDIYGDLRVVVPPEGVKQLEEGAGDGTIGDYTVLTEDYTLQSGDANKKFYFLEGVRVTVPSGFAGMPIIKSLAGSVVITPDLLDLWAFQYEYDGRHRVIKKKVPGADHMLMVYDRWDRLLLSQDGNQRANNQWLFTKYDELNRPVITGLTTLTGTLESIRSDARGSNRFETAGSALHSYTNQTYPVQVDQVHSVTYYDTTPTGIPAVLAFSYPVGEWGAVTRAASTKGLVSATKTNVLGTNQFLWSVTYFDEEKRPLQIATQNLDGGTETIYNQYDFIGQVLKSRRIHDDLEQHIINESFVYDHSGRVLEHWHQLDDQDSVLLKAHTYNEISQVTEKNLHSTLADPVFEQSLDYQYNIRGWLKSINDPELNADPTEANLDLFGMELHYSTQDAQMGNVGTYDGNISAIKYSSHGNVGYNKTRGYAFTYDQLNRLAAADHFSNNGNVGQYDVPELTYDLNGNIETLKRNGTGNGLNDDLQYTNVGNRLMKVDDGANIGGFKDGTNTGDDYAYDANGNMTLDRNKDITAISYNFLNLPEMVQFANGNTVQFIYDAAGIKLQKVANIEGVVTKTDYRASVIYEDHDLSLIQHAAGRLISLGEGAGFDYQYHLADHLGNNRLTFSTTPENYRTIGTFEAGQGNGFQALHPHVNAQANTTSGGSRVELLDENGEVGAMLLLKVNKSDTLHLSVQANYEAVPAGNTFLPTAYNLLFGAFTDSFVDGEGVSGANSDAFNDAITDFNAANKGGTNNTAPRAFLNYILFDEDMKFVTSGFTQVSTAAQGIGVHQKLSISDIIPDREGYFLTYLSNENAEPIAVHFDDFNVYQGKTNVVQSDEYYPFGLTFNSRSRNGNLENLWRFQGQEHQTETNWDQYKWRNAMPELGRFFNVDPLAEKYVYNSPYAFSENHVTAHAELEGLEKWLATDGSIIHNQPYSEKYAKDQGLIRLDNGVDKKKMESIMTILRNTNSALSFGSAGGTTLANNLDLPRQRSKLKVKSIKVGEGGKLPINRIKVGNPRSLKVKEVRLLVENSQITSIKNFSGKLGRATLIVDMAFLMTDIYEAEAEVYRTGSYNNAATGNLIKNGTISTVSYFYPVVGGAALLYDITIMKDGRRINRNLMNYFEAEYLKYRNSDSQKADKALENYRKFGGTKCFGCRKEATFTQG